In Papaver somniferum cultivar HN1 chromosome 1, ASM357369v1, whole genome shotgun sequence, a genomic segment contains:
- the LOC113289728 gene encoding histone H3.3 has translation MARTKQTARKSTGGKAPRKQLATKAARKSAPTTGGVKKPHRYRPGTVALREIRKYQKSTELLIRKLPFQRLVREIAQDFKTDLRFQSHAVLALQEAAEAYLVGLFEDTNLCAIHAKRVTIMPKDIQLARRIRGERA, from the exons ATGGCTCGTACTAAGCAGACCGCTCGTAAGTCTACCGGAGGTAAAGCTCCCAGGAAGCAACTCGCCACCAAG gcTGCAAGGAAATCAGCACCAACAACTGGAGGTGTTAAGAAGCCTCATCGTTACCGTCCCGGAACTGTTGCTCTTCGTGAGATCAGGAAATACCAGAAGAGTACTGAACTTTTGATCAGGAAGTTGCCTTTCCAGAGGTTGGTTCGTGAGATTGCTCAGGATTTCAAGACAGATCTTCGATTCCAGAGTCATGCTGTTCTTGCTCTTCAAGAGGCTGCTGAAGCTTATCTTGTTGGATTGTTCGAGGATACTAACTTGTGTGCAATTCACGCTAAGAGAGTCACAATCATGCCTAAAGACATCCAGTTAGCAAGGCGTATTCGTGGTGAAAGGGCTTAA